A window of Pseudomonadota bacterium genomic DNA:
AGCCTGAAGATGTTATAACCCTGGCCGTAAAAGGCATGCTCCCGAAAAACATTCTCGGAAGACAGATGCTGAAAAAGCTGAAGGTTTACAAGGGTAATGTGCATCCCCACAAAGCTCAGATGCCAAAGGAATTAGAATTAAAGGAGGTAAAAGGTGCCTGAAAAAAGGTACTACGCTACCGGCAAAAGAAAGACCGCTGTTGCAAGAGTGTGGTTGAAACAAGGTGCAGGCAACTTTATCATAAACGGGAGAACAATTGATAACTATTTTCCCGTTGAAGGTCTGAGGATCATGGTAAATAAACCATTGGTGATAACAGGCCATATCGGGAAATTCGATGTTGTTGCAAATATATACGGCGGAGGTATCCCTGCTCAGGCTTGGGCTTTAGGCCATGGAATTGCAAAGGCCTTGCTGGAATTCAACAGCAATCTTAGAGCGACCCTGAAGAAACAGGGGCTCATCACAAGAGACCCAAGGGCAAAAGAGAGAAAGAAGTACGGTAAAAAGGCAGCAAGGGCAAGCTTCCAATTCTCGAAGAGATAATAATCTTCCATGTTGAAAGTCGGTATTATAGGCGCCACTGGATATACAGGGGCAACTCTTATATCACTGCTTCTGACCCACCCTGATGTAAAAATTTCGCTTATTACCTCAAATACGTACAAAGGGGAAAAACTATCCGATGTTTTCCCTGTCTTTAAAGGGGTGTTTGAGGAAACACTCGTTTCCACCAATGAAGATCATCGCGGCACATGCGATGTCTATTTTCTGGGTCTGCCCCATGGTACATCCATGGAGACTGCAGCACGCCTTTACGACGACAAAGCTGTTATTATTGACTTGAGCGCTGATTTCAGATTTGAAGATGTCGATATCTATGAAAGCGCATATGTGAAACATACTGCAAAAGAACTCATCCAACGGGCTGTCTTCGGCCTTCCTGAGATTTACCGGGATAAAATAAAGGGCGCTAAAATCATTGGCAACCCCGGTTGTTATCCGACTTCTGCCATCCTTGCGCTTTACCCCCTTTTAAAAAGAGGCCTGCTGACCGGTGACATTTTTATTGACTCAAAGTCGGGTGTGAGCGGAGCCGGCAGAGACACAAAACCCGGTAGCCTTTTTTGCGAGGTATCGGAAGGCTTCAGGGCTTATAACTTAGGAACACATCGTCATGAGCCGGAGATACAGAAGGAAGTAAGCAAGTTTCAGCCATTAAAAGTCATGTTTACACCGCACCTCCTGCCGATGAACAGGGGCATTCTTTCAACAACATACAGCAGGCTTAAAATGCCTGCGACAACAAAAGATATATTGGAACTATATAGGGAAACATACGAGAGAGAGCCTTTCATGCGTATCATGGATGAAGGGCAATATCCGGATACACGTTTTACCAGATATTCAAACTACTGCGACATAGGACTCAAGGCCTTTGATGACGGAAGAATTGTCATTATCTCCACAATAGACAATCTTATTAAAGGGGCATCAGGCCAGGCAGTCCAGAACATGAATATTGCTCTTGGTATAGACGAAGCCACTGCACTGAGGGGTATCCCCCAGTATCCATAGTCGTTGACCACAAAAAATATCAAGTTGATAATCGGAAGGAAATATTTCCCGCGATGCATCTATGTATTTTTCTCCAATAGCTGATGTTTTGATTTCAAGACTTTACAAATAAATTTATTTCTGAGATACTGTTTGTATACTTCTTTTTAGAAGGGATGATTGTATGGTTTCAAAAAAGATTAAAACAGGTAGGGAGACCATGTCTGATAAGCTGGATGTGATTATCGTAGATGATGACACGAATGTATGTAGTGTCATCAAGGAAATTGTAGAAAGATTTTATACCTGGGGTGATGTTATTGCCTTTACGGATAGCGATGAGGCAATCGCCTATTGTCGAAATATGAAGGCAGGGGTTGCGATATTCATACTGGATGTCTTTATGGGACATGAGACCGGATTCGGTTTCCTGGATGAGATTATCGATAAGTTTCCCATGGCATATGAGGACACCATTATCATGACCGGGAATGCCAGCAACGATGTGGTAAATATGTGCGTTGCATCCGATATAACCTATCTCATAGAAAAACCCATAAAGGCCTATACCTTGCAACTGGCAATCAGGGCAATTATTGCAAAATATCTGCGATTCGCTAAGAGACTTCTTCAGGACCCTGCATTAGCCGAAAGTATTGCAGGATTTTGATACCACAAAGCATTGCGGGAACCTGTAGTAACTATATTTCAAAGCTCCCGGATGACCCATTGGGTTTCGGATAATTGCCTTTTTAAAGGTCGAACACATACCAATCTCCTCAATATGTAATCAGCAAAAATAGTGCCATATAACATACTGCGGCGGGGGATGCTCTGTAAAACATTGCTGGTTGGACGAACTCAAGTGAAGTTATATATCAGTAGTATCATGAATTTACCTTCGGAAATACGTAGCTTTCTAAGTTATGTTTACAGGTAAATAAGGCTTTTTGACATGCTAAAGACAGAATCTTGACGTAAGATTAGAATTTTTATCCATACCATGTTATCCGGTAGGGACATCCTGAATAATTTAATTCAAAATTTTATATCATCATGCATTACATAGAAGGTTCAAATATAGAATTAATTACTAACCGGCGACAAAGATATTGAAGTGTTTCTGTACAGGTGCTGTTATTTCATTCTTTAAAATCCGAGAATCTTGTGACAAGTCATGCAGAACTGAGGTGGGTGCTGTTTTTTGGTAAAGCAGTCCCTGAAGTCAGTGTATTCTTTTTTGTTCCATATTGATTCAAAAGGTTCACGAAAAATATTACCAAAACTTACCTTTTCTGCAATGCACTCTTTATCACAGAATATCTTTTT
This region includes:
- the argC gene encoding N-acetyl-gamma-glutamyl-phosphate reductase, with protein sequence MLKVGIIGATGYTGATLISLLLTHPDVKISLITSNTYKGEKLSDVFPVFKGVFEETLVSTNEDHRGTCDVYFLGLPHGTSMETAARLYDDKAVIIDLSADFRFEDVDIYESAYVKHTAKELIQRAVFGLPEIYRDKIKGAKIIGNPGCYPTSAILALYPLLKRGLLTGDIFIDSKSGVSGAGRDTKPGSLFCEVSEGFRAYNLGTHRHEPEIQKEVSKFQPLKVMFTPHLLPMNRGILSTTYSRLKMPATTKDILELYRETYEREPFMRIMDEGQYPDTRFTRYSNYCDIGLKAFDDGRIVIISTIDNLIKGASGQAVQNMNIALGIDEATALRGIPQYP
- a CDS encoding response regulator yields the protein MVSKKIKTGRETMSDKLDVIIVDDDTNVCSVIKEIVERFYTWGDVIAFTDSDEAIAYCRNMKAGVAIFILDVFMGHETGFGFLDEIIDKFPMAYEDTIIMTGNASNDVVNMCVASDITYLIEKPIKAYTLQLAIRAIIAKYLRFAKRLLQDPALAESIAGF
- the rpsI gene encoding 30S ribosomal protein S9, translating into MPEKRYYATGKRKTAVARVWLKQGAGNFIINGRTIDNYFPVEGLRIMVNKPLVITGHIGKFDVVANIYGGGIPAQAWALGHGIAKALLEFNSNLRATLKKQGLITRDPRAKERKKYGKKAARASFQFSKR